In a single window of the Papaver somniferum cultivar HN1 chromosome 8, ASM357369v1, whole genome shotgun sequence genome:
- the LOC113305615 gene encoding uncharacterized protein LOC113305615, translating to MRFAKENMGINVLKIVTSGTFWEDVNYSCRVLNPLVKVVRLVDIERKPTMPSFYEAMRITRDKLEKNFSEDDNTWSIIKAIFDKRWKNNFNHALHCVAYYLNPSIFYQIPAHLIDNDPKYIEIKRGLHTTVQRLISNEDELDQATSELGEYSDGNGILGTPTCKRRRDKNQPHDWWIIYGGIDAPNLQKFAIRVLSLTCSVSPCERNWSTFQNKLERRYKEFSEYNDDPKARDLDERDENDEWLSLENLDDLVIEGDNVTLDDLQDIVGEESSPVVSRGACNSRRKYTYPTDSEYDGYDADGLMCDSIYGLLGGDN from the exons ATGAGGTTTGCAAAAGAAAATATGGGAATTAATGTACTTAAAATTGTTACAAGCGGTACATTTTGGGAAGATGTTAATTATTCTTGTAGAGTGTTAAATCCTTTAGTTAAGGTTGTAAGGTTAGTGGATATCGAGCGCAAACCTACAATGCCTTCTTTTTATGAAGCAATGAGAATAACAAGGGACAAACTCGAGAAGAATTTCAGTGAAGATGATAATACTTGGTCTATAATTAAGGCTATCTTTGAtaaaagatggaagaataactTCAATCATGCTCTGCATTGTGTTGCTTATTATTTAAATCCTTCCATATTCTACCAGATCCCTGCTCATTTAATAGATAATGATCCTAAGTACATAGAAATCAAAAGGGGACTTCATACAACAGTGCAAAGGCTTATTTCcaatgaagatgaacttgatcAAGCTACAAGTGAATTGGGAGAGTATAGTGATGGTAATGGGATCTTGGGAACTCCGACTTGtaaaagaagaagagataaaaATCAACCTC ATGATTGGTGGATTATATATGGAGGAATCGATGCCCCAAACCTACAAAAATTTGCAATCAGGGTATTGAGTCTTACTTGTTCCGTTTCCCCGTGTGAGCGAAACTGGAGCACATTTCAGAAT aaattggaGCGTCGATACAAAGAATTCAGTGAATATAATGATGATCCGAAAGCTCGTGACCTGGATGAgcgtgatgaaaatgatgaatggttgTCTTTAGAGAATTTGGATGACTTGGTTATAGAAGGCGATAATgttactttggatgatttgcagGATATTGTTGGTGAAGAAAGTAGTCCAGTTGTTAGTAGAGGTGCTTGTAACTCTCGACGCAAATATACTTATCCCACTGACTCTGAATATGATGGATATGATGCCGATGGCTTGATGTGCGACTCTATTTATGGACTACTTGGTGGAGATAATTGA